A genomic segment from Cyanobium sp. NIES-981 encodes:
- a CDS encoding mechanosensitive ion channel family protein, whose product MVQTRPIHRRNCFPGSRTVVSLALAALLTLLLALAPALPPVAPAHGQISLGENLTGSNGRVIPDGVNRFGDIEVSAVTSPIDGRQLFKIASPTVYDRNQPPDGAVPVEQRAREIHARLELAALERRMGDDSLRVETARLNNVTVITVRDEEHPRPMVLASVTGADATFHGVAVEELAKRWRGELEKEVRDYDISLQPENLRRSLWRFVRILLAMVAATWVILLLKRRIARRQLVLQNRLQAMREQAEQEAPSPPQEGGNDGPDALFRGRHQFVEATLDRLPIKRRLNGWGLLQWLLFWAVLLLWYVGTYLLLRQFPGLAMFSRDFAGLPLKLLVVWFCTTLAMRFCSRLLDRFEARWEARHPVQGGAADQSRRLRLRFSTITDATKGMLVVLIALVGVLSGLGVLGVPSSSILAIGGLLGLAISFGAQNLIRDLVNGFLILAEDQFAIGDVISAAGAVGLVESLNLRVTQLRSPAGEFITIPNSAITQVNNLTRNWSRVNVSVEVDCDADPVQALAVTRATGDALHRDPDWAASILAPPAVLGIDAISHAGVAITTWIDTAPGRQWDVSREFRLRLLQNLRQAGIRLGTPRQTNLAP is encoded by the coding sequence ATGGTGCAGACCCGCCCGATCCACCGACGGAACTGCTTCCCCGGATCCAGAACGGTGGTGAGCCTGGCCCTGGCCGCGCTGCTCACCCTGCTGCTCGCCCTCGCGCCGGCCCTGCCGCCGGTCGCGCCGGCCCACGGCCAGATCAGCCTGGGCGAGAACCTCACCGGCTCCAACGGCCGGGTGATCCCGGACGGGGTGAACCGGTTCGGCGACATCGAGGTGTCCGCCGTGACCTCCCCGATCGACGGCCGGCAGCTGTTCAAGATCGCCTCCCCCACCGTCTACGACCGCAACCAGCCGCCGGACGGAGCCGTTCCGGTGGAGCAGCGGGCCCGGGAGATCCATGCGCGGCTGGAGCTGGCGGCGCTGGAGCGGCGCATGGGGGACGACAGCCTGCGGGTGGAGACGGCCAGGCTCAACAACGTCACCGTGATCACGGTGCGGGATGAGGAGCACCCCCGCCCCATGGTGCTGGCCTCTGTGACCGGCGCCGATGCCACCTTCCATGGCGTGGCGGTGGAGGAGCTGGCCAAGCGCTGGCGCGGGGAACTGGAGAAGGAAGTCCGCGACTACGACATCAGCCTGCAGCCGGAGAACCTCAGGCGCAGCCTCTGGCGTTTCGTGCGGATCCTGCTGGCGATGGTGGCGGCCACCTGGGTGATCCTTCTGCTGAAGCGGCGCATCGCCCGGCGGCAGCTGGTGCTCCAGAACAGGCTGCAGGCCATGCGGGAGCAGGCCGAGCAGGAGGCCCCCTCGCCGCCGCAGGAGGGCGGGAACGATGGCCCCGACGCGCTGTTCCGCGGCCGCCACCAGTTCGTGGAGGCCACCCTGGACCGCCTGCCGATCAAGCGGCGTCTGAACGGCTGGGGCCTGCTGCAGTGGCTGCTGTTCTGGGCGGTGCTGCTGCTCTGGTACGTGGGCACCTACCTGCTGCTGCGGCAGTTTCCGGGGCTGGCCATGTTCAGCCGCGACTTCGCCGGCCTGCCGCTGAAGCTGCTGGTGGTGTGGTTCTGCACCACCCTGGCGATGCGCTTCTGTTCACGCCTGCTGGATCGCTTCGAGGCGCGCTGGGAGGCCCGCCATCCGGTGCAGGGCGGTGCCGCCGACCAGAGCCGCAGGCTGCGGCTGCGCTTCTCCACCATCACCGATGCCACCAAGGGCATGCTGGTGGTGCTCATCGCCCTGGTGGGGGTGCTGTCGGGCCTGGGGGTGCTGGGGGTGCCCAGCAGCTCGATCCTGGCCATCGGCGGCCTGCTCGGCCTGGCGATCAGCTTCGGCGCCCAGAACCTGATCCGCGACCTGGTGAACGGCTTCCTGATCCTGGCGGAGGATCAGTTCGCCATCGGCGATGTGATCAGCGCCGCCGGCGCCGTGGGTCTGGTGGAGAGCCTCAACCTGCGGGTCACCCAGCTGCGCAGCCCCGCCGGGGAGTTCATCACCATTCCCAACAGCGCCATCACCCAGGTGAACAACCTCACCCGCAACTGGTCGCGGGTGAACGTGAGCGTGGAGGTGGACTGCGACGCCGACCCCGTGCAGGCCCTGGCCGTGACCCGTGCCACCGGCGACGCGCTGCACCGGGATCCGGACTGGGCGGCCAGCATCCTGGCGCCCCCGGCCGTGCTCGGGATCGATGCCATCAGCCACGCCGGGGTGGCGATCACCACCTGGATCGACACCGCCCCCGGCCGCCAGTGGGACGTGAGCCGCGAGTTCCGCCTGCGCCTGCTGCAGAACCTGCGCCAGGCCGGAATCCGGCTGGGCACACCGCGGCAGACCAATCTGGCGCCCTGA
- the katG gene encoding catalase/peroxidase HPI, translating into MTAISSCPFAARGGAATAHADAPNRRWWPQQLNLGILHQHAPASNPLGADFDYAEAFGQLDFAALKRDLYALMTDSQDWWPADWGHYGGLFIRMAWHSAGTYRTGDGRGGGGTGNQRFAPVNSWPDNGNLDKARRLLWPIKQTYGNRISWADLIILAGNVALESMGFTPFGFGGGRVDVWQPEEDIYWGRETSWMGDERHSETHELESPLAAVQMGLIYVNPEGPNGQPDPVASGRDVRETFARMAMNDEETVALVAGGHTFGKAHGAGDPDLLGPGPEGASLEEQGLGWRSRHGSGKGADAITSGIEGAWKPNPTTWDRGYFEMLFGYDWELVKSPAGAWQWQALHVREEHLIPDAHNPAKRHPPIMTTADLSLRFDPLYEPIARRFHQDQQAFADAFARAWFKLTHRDMGPKALYLGPEVPAEELLWQDPIPPVDHPLIQEAAIAALKAEVLASGLTVPELVATAWASASTFRGSDKRGGANGARIRLAPQNGWEVNQPEQLARVLAVLEGIQQRFNAGQGDGTRVSLADLIVLAGAAAVEAAARAGGHAVAVPFTPGRTDASQELTDVEAFAVLEPQADGFRNFQKRSFAVPAEELLLDRAQLLSLSAPEMTVLVGGLRVLGANTGGSSHGVFTERPGSLSNDFFVHLLDMGTVWTPTSEAASSFEGRDRASGALRWSASRVDLVFGSNSQLRAIAEVYAQSDGAEKFVADFVAAWCKVMELDRFDLH; encoded by the coding sequence ATGACCGCCATCAGCAGCTGCCCCTTCGCGGCACGGGGCGGGGCCGCCACGGCCCACGCCGATGCCCCCAACCGCCGCTGGTGGCCCCAGCAGCTCAACCTGGGCATCCTTCACCAGCACGCGCCGGCCTCCAATCCCCTGGGGGCCGATTTCGACTACGCCGAGGCCTTCGGTCAGCTGGATTTCGCCGCCCTCAAGCGCGATCTCTACGCCCTGATGACCGACTCCCAGGACTGGTGGCCGGCCGACTGGGGCCACTACGGCGGCCTGTTCATCCGCATGGCCTGGCACAGCGCCGGCACCTACCGCACCGGCGACGGCCGCGGCGGCGGCGGCACCGGCAACCAGCGCTTCGCTCCGGTGAACAGCTGGCCCGACAACGGCAACCTCGACAAGGCCCGGCGGCTGCTCTGGCCGATCAAGCAGACCTACGGCAACCGCATCTCCTGGGCCGACCTGATCATCCTGGCGGGCAACGTCGCCCTCGAGTCGATGGGCTTCACCCCCTTCGGCTTCGGCGGCGGCCGGGTGGACGTGTGGCAGCCGGAGGAGGACATCTACTGGGGCCGCGAGACCAGCTGGATGGGCGATGAGCGCCACAGCGAGACCCACGAGCTCGAAAGTCCCCTGGCGGCGGTGCAGATGGGGCTGATCTACGTGAACCCGGAAGGCCCCAACGGCCAGCCCGATCCGGTGGCCTCCGGCCGCGATGTGCGCGAGACCTTCGCCCGCATGGCGATGAACGACGAGGAGACCGTGGCCCTGGTGGCCGGCGGCCACACCTTCGGCAAGGCCCATGGCGCCGGCGATCCGGATCTGCTGGGGCCGGGCCCCGAGGGCGCCTCCCTCGAGGAGCAGGGCCTGGGCTGGCGGAGCCGCCACGGCAGCGGCAAGGGAGCCGATGCGATCACCAGCGGCATCGAAGGGGCCTGGAAGCCCAACCCCACCACCTGGGACCGGGGCTATTTCGAGATGCTGTTCGGCTACGACTGGGAGCTGGTGAAGAGTCCGGCCGGGGCCTGGCAATGGCAGGCGCTGCACGTGCGCGAGGAGCACCTCATCCCCGACGCCCACAACCCGGCGAAGCGGCACCCGCCGATCATGACCACCGCCGATCTCTCGCTGCGCTTCGATCCGCTCTACGAGCCGATCGCCCGCCGCTTCCACCAGGACCAGCAGGCCTTCGCCGATGCCTTCGCCCGCGCCTGGTTCAAGCTCACCCACCGGGATATGGGTCCCAAGGCCCTCTACCTCGGCCCCGAGGTGCCCGCCGAGGAGCTGCTCTGGCAGGACCCGATCCCGCCGGTGGACCATCCCCTGATCCAGGAAGCCGCCATTGCGGCGCTCAAGGCCGAGGTGCTGGCCTCAGGGCTCACGGTGCCCGAGCTGGTGGCCACCGCCTGGGCCTCCGCCTCCACCTTCCGCGGCTCCGACAAGCGCGGCGGCGCCAACGGCGCTCGGATCCGCCTGGCGCCCCAGAACGGCTGGGAGGTGAACCAGCCCGAGCAGCTGGCCCGGGTGCTGGCGGTGCTGGAGGGCATCCAGCAGCGCTTCAACGCCGGCCAGGGCGACGGCACCCGGGTGTCCCTCGCCGATCTGATCGTGCTGGCGGGCGCGGCCGCCGTGGAGGCCGCCGCCCGCGCCGGCGGTCACGCCGTGGCGGTGCCCTTCACCCCCGGCCGCACCGACGCCAGCCAGGAGCTCACCGATGTGGAGGCGTTCGCGGTGCTGGAACCCCAGGCCGACGGCTTCCGCAATTTCCAGAAGCGCTCCTTCGCCGTGCCGGCCGAGGAGCTGCTGCTGGATCGGGCCCAGCTGCTCAGCCTCAGCGCTCCGGAGATGACCGTGCTGGTGGGCGGCCTGCGGGTGCTGGGCGCCAACACCGGCGGCTCCAGCCATGGGGTGTTCACCGAGCGGCCCGGCAGCCTCAGCAACGACTTCTTCGTGCACCTGCTGGACATGGGCACGGTGTGGACGCCCACCAGCGAGGCGGCCAGCAGCTTCGAGGGGCGCGACCGCGCCAGCGGCGCCCTGCGCTGGAGCGCCAGCCGGGTGGATCTGGTGTTCGGCTCCAATTCCCAGCTGCGGGCCATCGCCGAGGTGTACGCCCAGAGCGATGGCGCGGAGAAGTTCGTGGCCGACTTCGTGGCGGCCTGGTGCAAGGTGATGGAGCTCGACCGCTTCGACCTCCACTGA
- a CDS encoding transglycosylase SLT domain-containing protein, with the protein MPRPAHRRPGIVLGVSLALGGLGAWLHPYLAATLPSGESTPNLQPAQAAPPTTTALLPSAPGLSRTADGRHYPLVPADPGELAALLARVEAAIRSPGTPAAELPDLGHQQQVIYRVLSHKPQLSAQVRRELPPRWQSVFDRHLAARREFLAMHRGGRKPTSLPAWRIIAPEPPEVLIGHYKKAEAATGIAWEVLAAVNLVETGMGRIDGVSVANAQGPMQFLPTTWSERGIGKGDIRDPHDAIQAAARYLVRRGGLQDIRKGLWGYNNSDHYGRAVLHYASLIKEDPRAYLGLYHWEIHFGTAAGDLWLPVGYDQSQRIPVTAFLQRSPASAPPPGSSGY; encoded by the coding sequence ATGCCCCGGCCCGCCCATCGCCGTCCCGGCATCGTCCTCGGCGTGTCCCTGGCCCTGGGGGGGCTGGGGGCGTGGCTGCACCCCTACCTGGCGGCCACCCTGCCCTCTGGGGAGTCAACCCCGAACCTCCAGCCCGCCCAGGCTGCCCCGCCCACCACCACGGCCCTGCTGCCGAGTGCTCCGGGGCTGAGCCGCACCGCCGACGGCCGCCACTACCCGCTGGTGCCCGCCGACCCCGGCGAGCTGGCCGCCCTGCTGGCCCGGGTGGAGGCCGCCATCCGCTCCCCGGGCACCCCCGCGGCGGAGCTGCCGGATCTGGGCCACCAGCAGCAGGTGATCTACCGGGTGCTCTCCCACAAGCCGCAGCTCTCGGCCCAGGTGCGCCGGGAGCTGCCGCCGCGCTGGCAGAGCGTCTTCGATCGCCATCTCGCCGCCCGGCGGGAATTCCTGGCCATGCACAGGGGCGGCCGCAAGCCCACCTCCCTGCCGGCCTGGCGGATCATCGCGCCCGAGCCCCCCGAGGTCCTGATCGGCCACTACAAAAAGGCCGAAGCGGCCACGGGCATCGCCTGGGAGGTGCTGGCGGCGGTGAATCTGGTGGAAACCGGCATGGGCCGCATCGACGGCGTGTCGGTGGCCAATGCCCAGGGGCCGATGCAGTTCCTGCCCACCACCTGGAGCGAGCGCGGCATCGGCAAGGGCGACATCCGCGACCCCCACGACGCCATTCAGGCGGCCGCCCGCTACCTGGTGCGCCGCGGCGGACTGCAGGACATCCGCAAGGGCCTCTGGGGCTACAACAACAGCGACCACTACGGCCGGGCCGTGCTCCACTACGCCTCCCTGATCAAGGAGGATCCGCGGGCCTACCTCGGCCTCTACCACTGGGAGATCCACTTCGGCACCGCCGCCGGTGACCTCTGGCTGCCGGTGGGCTACGACCAGAGCCAGCGCATCCCGGTGACGGCCTTCCTGCAGCGCTCACCCGCCAGCGCGCCGCCGCCGGGCTCCTCGGGCTACTGA
- a CDS encoding sulfite exporter TauE/SafE family protein — protein MSEATGLLLLAGGGLIGFLLAVLGAGGSILLLPLLVSGASLPTRQAVPLSLIVVALLALGNVGPYLRRRQVVLRPGLILGVPALAGSWIGGSLVKAGLIPESVQLGLFTLAALVASWLLTRRGATDPDAPAPGGAAGVLALAAQGVVVGLLTGIAGVGGGFAIVPALVLIAGLPMAQASGTSLVLIALNAGVALLALGHWPASAVPLLLPLLVGGAAGAFAGQWLAPHLNDQRLRQGFSALLIGSALLTGAEAWRRHGPVPPAAVSAAPLPLPDGRTPVSVPAAQQPPRSGARHP, from the coding sequence GTGAGCGAGGCCACGGGTCTGCTGCTGCTGGCCGGCGGCGGGCTGATCGGCTTCCTGCTGGCGGTGCTGGGGGCGGGGGGCTCGATCCTGCTGCTGCCCCTGCTGGTGAGCGGCGCCTCCCTGCCCACCCGCCAGGCGGTGCCGCTCTCGCTGATCGTGGTGGCCCTGCTGGCCCTGGGCAACGTGGGGCCCTACCTGCGCCGCCGCCAGGTGGTGCTCCGCCCCGGCCTGATCCTCGGGGTGCCCGCCCTGGCCGGCAGCTGGATCGGCGGCAGCCTGGTGAAGGCCGGCCTGATTCCCGAATCCGTCCAGCTGGGGCTGTTCACCCTGGCGGCGCTGGTGGCCTCCTGGCTGCTCACCCGCCGCGGGGCGACCGACCCTGACGCCCCTGCGCCGGGCGGTGCCGCCGGCGTGCTCGCCCTGGCCGCCCAGGGGGTGGTGGTGGGGCTGCTCACCGGCATCGCCGGCGTGGGCGGCGGCTTCGCGATCGTGCCGGCCCTGGTGCTGATCGCCGGCCTGCCGATGGCCCAGGCCAGCGGCACCAGCCTGGTGCTGATCGCGCTGAATGCGGGGGTGGCCCTGCTGGCCCTCGGCCACTGGCCCGCCAGTGCGGTGCCGCTGCTGCTGCCCCTGCTGGTGGGTGGTGCCGCCGGGGCCTTCGCGGGCCAGTGGCTGGCCCCCCACCTGAATGACCAGCGGCTGCGGCAGGGCTTCTCGGCCCTGCTGATCGGCTCGGCCCTGCTCACCGGCGCCGAGGCCTGGCGCCGCCATGGCCCCGTGCCCCCTGCCGCCGTTTCCGCTGCCCCATTGCCCCTTCCTGATGGACGAACGCCTGTTTCAGTTCCGGCTGCGCAGCAGCCACCCCGCTCCGGAGCGCGCCACCCGTGA